In Fructilactobacillus cliffordii, a single genomic region encodes these proteins:
- a CDS encoding tyrosine-protein phosphatase — MKNERIIKLNSTENLRELGGYQTTDGRTIKWHKLLRSGSLGTLTAADLNFLKAYGVRYDIDLRSGQERSAVPDAFLDHQNDQIEYIFNPVFDEDRTDNSQDPEEFRQMLEDNPNYGHDHMVSVYKRMVQNDGCHQAYHRFFQALLQNNQTDSGVLFHCTAGKDRTGMAAVFLLYALGVDLDTIKQDYILTNQVVKPLVDQKMEKARKNGFSETAIRSLRALYTVNMDFLDAALDTINEQYGGLDSFLTNELGMGPAERKQLQTLYLT, encoded by the coding sequence ATGAAAAACGAACGCATCATTAAACTTAATTCAACCGAAAATCTGCGTGAGTTGGGTGGATATCAAACTACCGACGGCAGAACCATTAAATGGCACAAATTACTGCGTTCTGGAAGTTTAGGCACGCTAACTGCCGCCGACCTGAACTTTTTAAAGGCCTATGGCGTCCGCTATGACATTGATTTGCGCTCTGGTCAAGAACGTTCGGCCGTTCCAGACGCTTTCCTTGATCACCAGAATGATCAGATCGAATACATCTTTAATCCGGTTTTTGACGAAGACCGAACCGACAACTCCCAGGATCCAGAGGAATTCCGGCAAATGTTAGAGGATAATCCGAACTACGGCCACGATCACATGGTCTCCGTTTACAAACGGATGGTCCAAAATGATGGCTGCCATCAAGCCTACCATCGCTTTTTCCAAGCTTTATTACAAAACAACCAGACAGATAGTGGCGTGCTCTTTCACTGTACAGCGGGAAAAGATCGAACCGGAATGGCCGCAGTCTTTCTGTTATATGCTTTAGGGGTTGATTTAGATACCATCAAGCAAGATTACATTCTGACTAACCAAGTAGTAAAACCACTTGTTGACCAAAAGATGGAAAAAGCCCGCAAAAACGGCTTTTCAGAGACTGCCATTCGCAGCTTGCGAGCTCTTTATACTGTCAACATGGACTTTTTAGACGCGGCGCTGGACACCATTAACGAACAATATGGTGGATTAGACTCATTCCTCACTAATGAATTAGGAATGGGACCAGCCGAACGTAAACAATTACAAACACTTTACCTAACTTAA